ATGAAATTAGAAAAAGAAGTTGTAGCAAGACGAGTACAATTACTCGCTGATGAAGGTATTCAGTTTGTCTTAAATACGGAAATTGGTAAAGACATAACAGCAGATGAACTAAAAGCACAATTTGATGCAGTAATTCTTTGCACAGGGGCAACAAAACAACGACACCTTCGTTTGGAAGGTAGTGAATCAGAAGGTGTTGTTCTTGCGATGGATTATTTAACTTCTACAACGAAAAGTTTACTAAACTCTAACTTTGAAGATGGGCAATTTTTGGATATGAAAGGCAAGAATGTTATTGTAATTGGTGGTGGTGATACAGGTGCTGACTGCGTGGCAACAGCAATTCGCCAAAACTGTAAATCAGTATTCCAATTTGGTAAGCATCCACAGTTGCCTGAAAAACGTGCCAATGATAATCCTTGGCCAACAAATCCTCATGTATATAAGTTAGATTATGCTTATGCAGAAGCTGACGCTAAATATGGTCGTGATCCACGTGAATATTGTATTCAAACAAAGAAAATCGTTGCTGACAGTCAGGGCAAAGTAAAAGAATTACACACGATACAAATGGAAAAAGTCATTAGCGATGAGGGGTATGTGTACTTCAATGAACTTCCTGGTACAGAAAAAGTATGGCCAGCAGATTATGTCTTTGTTGCAATTGGATTTGAAGGTACAGAGTCTGGAGTTGCTGAGCAATTTGGGGTTCAAATTACCAATAATCGAATTAAAGCTAGTGGTAAAACATATGAAACGAATATAGAGGGTGTTTTTGCTGCTGGTGATGCCAGACGTGGTCAAAGTTTAATTGTATGGGCAATAAACGAAGGAAGAAATGTTGCTGAAAGCGTTCATTCATATCTCCTCACACATGCAATTGCACAATAATATTAAATAGGAAGAAAAGCTAACTCCGGTTTAAAATGAATCCTTTCATGGACACATTTTAAATGAGTGGAGTTAGCTTTTTTTGAATCGATAATAAATAAAAGATGAAATTTGAAACAAAATGTTTTATTTTGATATTTTAGCAATTACATTGTCAATAATTAAATGATCATATCCTACTGTATGAATAATAAGGAAATTCATTAATTTACTGAGAATTTATGTTATTACGGTGTACGTAGTGAAATCAATTCTCAATTAAAAGAGGTTTATTGAAAATCAATCTATTTTCAATAAACCTACAAAATAGCTTGTCTAATAGGTTTCAGAATAGATATATACCAACATTCTTAGATTGGATTGAGAAACATTTTCAAATGATTTGCAATGGGCTTTTGTTTAGGCTAAAATTAGAATGATAATAAATTAGAAATGGGTAAGCATTCATTTCATTGAAATTAAATGGAGGTAATAGAATGTCAACATTAGTCATTAAAGATCTTCACGTCGCTATCGACGGTAAAGAGATTTTAAAGGGTGTTAACTTATCACTCAATACAAACGAAATTCACGCAATTATGGGACCAAATGGTACTGGTAAATCCACTCTAGCTTCAGCTATCATGGGTCACCCAAAATATGAAGTTACTTCTGGTTCTATCACTTTAGATGGTGAAGATGTACTTGAAATGGAAGTAGATGAACGTGCTAAAGCTGGATTATTCCTAGCAATGCAATATCCATCAGAAATTTCTGGTGTGACAAATGCTGATTTCTTACGATCTGCTATTAATGCACGTCGCGGCGAAGGTAACGAAGTATCTCTTATGAAATTCATCCGCGATTTAGATCAAAAAATGGAATTCTTAGAAATGCCAGAAGAAATGGGTCAACGTTACTTAAACGAAGGATTCTCTGGCGGTGAAAAGAAACGTAACGAAATTCTTCAATTAATGATGCTAAAACCTAAATTTGCAATTTTAGACGAAATTGACTCTGGTCTTGATATTGATGCACTTAAAGTTGTATCTAAAGGTATTAATGCTATGCGTGGTGAAGGTTTTGGTTGCTTAATGATCACTCACTATCAACGTTTACTAAACTACATCACTCCTGATCATGTTCATATTATGATGCAAGGGAAAGTAGTTCGTTCTGGTGGAGCCGAATTAGCAGAAAAACTTGAAGCTGAAGGCTACGATTGGATTAAAAAAGAGTTAGGTATCGAAGACGAAGAAGAAGAAACAACAGGACAAGAAGCATAATAAGGAGGACGAGCAAACATGACGGTTGAAACAAAATTATCAGTAACCGCTCAGGATGTACGCTCTTTCTCTGAAGCTAACAATGAACCTAGCTGGTTGACTGAGCTTCGTGAACGTGCATTAGCGGACGTAGAAACGCTACCAATGGTAAAACCAGATAAAACAAACGTTGAAAAATGGAATTTTACAGAATTCCCTACACATACTGTTGAAAGTTCAACATATGCTAGTCTTGAAGAACTTCCAGAAGAAGTAAAAGAAATTGTAGATGTAGAAAACCAACGTAATGTTTATATCCAACATAACAATACACCTGCTTATCTACAAATTTCTGATGAGTTAACTTCACAAGGTGTGATCATTACAGATATTCAAACAGCAGCTCGCGAACATAGCGAACTTGTTCGAAAATATTTTATGACTGAAGGCGTAAAAGTAGACCAACATAAACTAACAGCTTTACATGCTGCATTAGTGAATGGCGGTGTATTTGTATATGTTCCTAAAAATGTAATTGTAGAAGAACCAATTCAAGCTGTTTTCCTACACGATAATGCAGATGCATCATTATACAACCATGTATTAGTTGTTGCTGAAGCAAATAGTTCAGTTACTTATGTAGAAAATTATCTTTCAACTGTTGATGAAGCAAAAGGACAAGCAAGTATCATTGCGGAAGTAATCGTAAATGATAACGCAAATGTAACATTTGGTGCTGTTGATGTTCTTGCAAAAGGTTTCACAACGTATGTAAATCGCCGTGCAATCTTACACCGTGATGCAAAAGTTGATTGGGCATTAGGTTTAATGAACGATAGTGATACGATTTCAGAAAATATCACTTACTTAAAAGGTGATGGCTCATACGCAGATACAAAATCTGTTGTTGTTGGTCGTGGGGAACAAAGCCAGAACTTCACAACTGAAGTTCGACACTGGGGTAAAGCATCAAATGGTTATATCTTAATCCATGGTGTTATGAAAGACTCTTCACGTGGCATTTTCAATGGAATAGGTAAAATTGAACACGGTGCTACAAAGGCTGATGCAGAACAAGAATCACGTGTTTTAATGTTAAGCAAAGATGCTCGTGGAGATGCAAACCCAATTCTATTAATTGATGAAGATGATGTAACAGCTGGACATGCTGCTTCTGTAGGTCGCGTTGATCCAGTTCAACTCTATTATTTAATGAGTCGTGGTATTTCTAAAGCAGAAGCAGAACGATTAGTAATCCATGGATTCCTTGCACCAGTTGTGAATAAATTACCGATTGAAAGTGTTAGAAAACAACTGACGGAGGTCATAGAAAGGAAAGTTCGCTAATGATTAAAACCGATATTCGAAGCTATTTCCCAATTCTAGATCAAGAAGTAAATGGTCATCCACTTG
This window of the Rummeliibacillus pycnus genome carries:
- a CDS encoding glutamate synthase subunit beta yields the protein MGKPTGFMEYSREKGKEQPPLERIKNWKEYASRLTDEALQIQGARCMDCGTPFCHMGMEIRGSAAGCPIHNVIPEWNDLVYHGKWKEALDRLLLTNNFPEFTGRVCPAPCEGSCTVAISDPAVAIKSIERAIIDKGFENGWITPCIPTHRTGKKVAVVGSGPAGLAAADQLNQQGHFVTVYERADRAGGLLTYGIPNMKLEKEVVARRVQLLADEGIQFVLNTEIGKDITADELKAQFDAVILCTGATKQRHLRLEGSESEGVVLAMDYLTSTTKSLLNSNFEDGQFLDMKGKNVIVIGGGDTGADCVATAIRQNCKSVFQFGKHPQLPEKRANDNPWPTNPHVYKLDYAYAEADAKYGRDPREYCIQTKKIVADSQGKVKELHTIQMEKVISDEGYVYFNELPGTEKVWPADYVFVAIGFEGTESGVAEQFGVQITNNRIKASGKTYETNIEGVFAAGDARRGQSLIVWAINEGRNVAESVHSYLLTHAIAQ
- the sufC gene encoding Fe-S cluster assembly ATPase SufC, with amino-acid sequence MSTLVIKDLHVAIDGKEILKGVNLSLNTNEIHAIMGPNGTGKSTLASAIMGHPKYEVTSGSITLDGEDVLEMEVDERAKAGLFLAMQYPSEISGVTNADFLRSAINARRGEGNEVSLMKFIRDLDQKMEFLEMPEEMGQRYLNEGFSGGEKKRNEILQLMMLKPKFAILDEIDSGLDIDALKVVSKGINAMRGEGFGCLMITHYQRLLNYITPDHVHIMMQGKVVRSGGAELAEKLEAEGYDWIKKELGIEDEEEETTGQEA
- the sufD gene encoding Fe-S cluster assembly protein SufD yields the protein MTVETKLSVTAQDVRSFSEANNEPSWLTELRERALADVETLPMVKPDKTNVEKWNFTEFPTHTVESSTYASLEELPEEVKEIVDVENQRNVYIQHNNTPAYLQISDELTSQGVIITDIQTAAREHSELVRKYFMTEGVKVDQHKLTALHAALVNGGVFVYVPKNVIVEEPIQAVFLHDNADASLYNHVLVVAEANSSVTYVENYLSTVDEAKGQASIIAEVIVNDNANVTFGAVDVLAKGFTTYVNRRAILHRDAKVDWALGLMNDSDTISENITYLKGDGSYADTKSVVVGRGEQSQNFTTEVRHWGKASNGYILIHGVMKDSSRGIFNGIGKIEHGATKADAEQESRVLMLSKDARGDANPILLIDEDDVTAGHAASVGRVDPVQLYYLMSRGISKAEAERLVIHGFLAPVVNKLPIESVRKQLTEVIERKVR